A portion of the Mycobacterium paraseoulense genome contains these proteins:
- a CDS encoding gluconokinase: MSGAPVVVMGVSGSGKSTVGPALAQRLRVPFVDADTLHPRANVAKISAGEPLDDDDRRPWLDKVGEWLAAHGDGGVASCSALKRAYRDQLRAHCPRVEFLHLAGSPALISDRLENRTGHFMPAALLGSQFDALQPLAADETGVTVDAGQDVGAIIDAFLSGRRPLADG; this comes from the coding sequence GTGAGCGGGGCGCCCGTCGTGGTGATGGGCGTCTCGGGCTCGGGCAAGTCGACCGTGGGACCGGCGCTCGCGCAACGGTTGCGGGTCCCCTTCGTCGACGCCGACACGCTGCACCCGCGGGCCAACGTCGCCAAGATATCGGCCGGCGAACCACTCGACGACGACGACCGCCGGCCCTGGCTGGACAAGGTCGGCGAGTGGTTGGCCGCCCACGGTGACGGCGGCGTGGCGAGCTGCTCGGCGCTCAAACGCGCATACCGCGACCAGCTGCGCGCCCACTGTCCGCGCGTCGAGTTCCTTCACCTGGCCGGTTCACCGGCGCTGATCAGTGACCGGCTGGAGAACCGGACCGGTCACTTCATGCCGGCCGCGCTCCTGGGATCGCAATTCGACGCGCTGCAGCCGCTCGCCGCCGATGAGACCGGCGTGACCGTCGACGCCGGCCAGGACGTCGGCGCGATCATCGACGCGTTCCTGTCGGGGCGCAGACCCCTAGCCGACGGGTGA
- a CDS encoding DUF7064 domain-containing protein yields the protein MHADIAQVIERPGDLTTAWLTAAIGAGPVADFSVERIGTGQMSECYRIRLSYAGGPDGPESVVLKVAATDPVSRQTGLALGLYEREVRFYGDIAPRLGGPIAPCYHAAVDTSTGAFDLLLGDAGPAVVGDEIAGATAEQAHLCVVELGRLHGPLLGDTALAEAPWLNRESPLNQAMIAPLYAGFVDRYGDQIAPEHRVVCERLVASFDGYLAQEAAPDRIQGLMHGDYRLDNLLFGTAGADRPLTVVDWQTVSWGPALTDLSYFLGCALPTQDRREHYDALLRDYHEALGPTVPLSLADVAEGVRRQSFFGVMMAIVSSMLVERTERGDRMFMTMLQRHCDHVLDTEALATLPIAQAPEPLRPSEQDELAHAPTAEPLWSESWYADFADVAQGLGGWFRLGLVANEQTAWVHALLCGPDMPTVALDAQVPLPENPWELRTDSFELGHSATAPLQAYRVDVRARAQAYPDPSALLRGEPGTPVEMTMNLVWATDGTPYKYRLTTRYEIPCTVSGTVTIGDATYRVEAVPGQRDHSWGVRDWWSMDWIWSALHLDDGTHLHGVNIRIPGAPAFSIGYLQDAEGAVTELQSVESRESFDANGLPLAATLSLDPGEITADVEVRGQAPVRLTAADGRVSQFPRVWATVKTADGRGGVGWVEWNRNLGERSE from the coding sequence ATGCATGCCGACATCGCGCAAGTCATCGAACGCCCCGGCGACCTCACCACCGCGTGGCTGACAGCGGCGATCGGTGCGGGACCCGTCGCCGATTTCTCCGTGGAGCGGATCGGCACCGGGCAGATGAGCGAGTGCTACCGCATCCGGCTCAGCTACGCCGGCGGCCCCGACGGGCCCGAGTCGGTGGTGCTCAAGGTCGCGGCTACCGACCCGGTGAGCCGGCAAACGGGGCTGGCGCTGGGCCTCTACGAGCGCGAGGTGCGCTTCTACGGCGACATAGCGCCACGGCTGGGCGGGCCGATAGCGCCCTGCTATCACGCCGCCGTCGACACCTCGACGGGTGCGTTCGATCTACTACTCGGTGATGCCGGGCCGGCGGTGGTCGGCGACGAAATCGCCGGCGCGACAGCCGAACAGGCGCATCTGTGTGTCGTCGAGCTGGGGCGGCTGCACGGCCCGCTGCTCGGCGACACCGCACTGGCCGAGGCGCCGTGGCTGAATCGTGAATCGCCGCTCAACCAGGCGATGATCGCGCCGCTGTACGCCGGATTCGTCGACCGCTACGGCGACCAGATCGCGCCGGAGCACCGCGTGGTGTGCGAACGCCTGGTCGCCTCCTTCGACGGCTACCTGGCCCAGGAAGCGGCCCCGGACCGCATCCAGGGGCTGATGCACGGCGACTACCGCTTGGACAACTTGCTGTTCGGGACGGCCGGGGCCGACCGTCCATTGACGGTCGTCGATTGGCAGACGGTCTCCTGGGGGCCGGCCCTGACCGACCTGTCGTACTTCCTGGGCTGTGCGCTGCCGACGCAGGATCGTCGGGAGCACTACGACGCGCTGCTGCGCGATTACCACGAGGCGCTGGGGCCGACGGTGCCGCTGTCGCTCGCCGACGTCGCCGAAGGCGTTCGCCGGCAGAGCTTTTTCGGCGTGATGATGGCGATCGTGTCCTCGATGCTGGTCGAGCGGACCGAGCGCGGCGACCGGATGTTCATGACGATGCTGCAACGGCACTGCGATCACGTGCTCGACACGGAAGCGCTGGCGACGCTGCCGATCGCGCAGGCACCCGAACCATTGCGGCCGTCGGAGCAGGACGAACTTGCGCACGCTCCGACCGCCGAACCGCTGTGGAGCGAGAGCTGGTACGCCGACTTCGCCGACGTGGCACAGGGATTGGGCGGCTGGTTCCGCCTCGGCCTGGTCGCCAACGAGCAGACGGCGTGGGTGCACGCGCTGCTGTGCGGCCCTGACATGCCGACCGTGGCCCTCGACGCGCAAGTGCCGCTCCCCGAGAACCCATGGGAATTGCGCACCGACTCCTTCGAGCTCGGCCACTCCGCGACGGCGCCGCTGCAGGCCTACCGCGTCGACGTGCGTGCGCGGGCTCAGGCCTACCCCGATCCGTCGGCGTTGCTGCGCGGGGAGCCGGGCACCCCGGTCGAAATGACGATGAACTTGGTGTGGGCCACCGATGGCACCCCGTACAAGTACCGGTTGACGACGCGGTACGAGATCCCGTGCACGGTGTCGGGCACGGTCACCATCGGCGACGCCACCTACCGGGTCGAGGCGGTTCCCGGTCAACGCGATCATTCCTGGGGTGTGCGCGACTGGTGGAGCATGGACTGGATCTGGAGCGCGCTGCACCTCGACGACGGCACCCATCTGCACGGCGTGAACATCCGGATTCCTGGCGCACCGGCCTTCAGCATCGGCTACCTCCAGGATGCCGAGGGTGCGGTCACCGAACTGCAATCCGTGGAATCACGAGAGTCATTCGACGCCAACGGATTACCGCTGGCCGCCACACTGTCCCTCGACCCCGGCGAGATCACCGCGGACGTCGAGGTCCGCGGCCAGGCGCCGGTGCGCCTGACCGCCGCCGACGGCCGGGTGAGCCAGTTCCCGCGGGTGTGGGCCACGGTCAAGACGGCGGACGGCCGCGGCGGGGTCGGCTGGGTGGAGTGGAATCGCAACCTCGGCGAACGGTCCGAGTGA
- a CDS encoding carboxylesterase/lipase family protein — translation MHQRTVRARTTIGTVEGFTRDGVHRWRSIPYARPPVGPLRLRAPRPAQPWSGVRHCHGFANCAPQQRRYTMLGVGRYQPMGEDCLTLNVVTPEAPADEPLPVMVFIHGGGYILGSSATPLYDGAALARRGCVYVSVNYRLGALGCLDLSSLSTPEIPIDSNLFLRDLVMALRWVKDNISAFGGDPDNVTIFGESAGAHITATLLAVPAAEGLFSRAISESPAAGMVRSPETAAEFAARFAALLGACPRDAAETLMQASPAQLVDAQHRLIDQGMEDRLGAFPIGPVAGDDVVPLDPVEAMRGGRAHRVPLIVGTNAEEGRLFTRFLKMLPTNQTMIEELLADTEPAARERITAAYPDYPAPSACIQLGGDFAFGSAAWQIAEAHSAHAPTYLYRYDYAPRTLRWSGLGATHATELLAVFDVYRTRFGALLTAAADRRAALRVSNQVQRRWRAFSRHGAPGDDWPAYSTADRAVMVFDRKSRVEFDPHPHRRIAWDGFSLAR, via the coding sequence ATGCATCAGCGCACCGTCCGCGCACGCACGACGATCGGCACCGTAGAAGGCTTTACCCGTGACGGGGTCCACCGCTGGCGATCCATCCCGTACGCCCGGCCGCCGGTCGGACCCCTGCGGTTGCGGGCGCCCCGCCCGGCGCAACCGTGGTCGGGTGTGCGGCACTGCCACGGCTTCGCCAACTGCGCACCCCAGCAGCGTCGCTACACCATGCTCGGTGTCGGCCGCTACCAGCCGATGGGGGAGGACTGCCTCACCCTCAACGTCGTCACCCCCGAAGCGCCCGCCGACGAACCGCTGCCCGTCATGGTCTTCATCCACGGGGGCGGCTACATCCTGGGCAGCTCGGCCACGCCGCTGTACGACGGTGCGGCGCTGGCGCGCCGCGGTTGCGTGTACGTGTCGGTGAACTACCGCCTGGGCGCGTTGGGATGCCTGGACTTGTCGTCACTTTCGACGCCGGAGATCCCCATCGACAGCAACCTGTTCCTGCGCGACCTGGTGATGGCGCTGCGCTGGGTGAAAGACAACATCTCCGCGTTCGGCGGCGACCCGGACAACGTCACCATCTTCGGGGAAAGCGCCGGCGCGCACATCACCGCCACCCTGCTGGCGGTGCCCGCCGCCGAAGGATTGTTCTCCCGGGCCATTTCGGAAAGCCCGGCCGCCGGCATGGTGCGGTCGCCAGAGACCGCTGCGGAATTCGCGGCGCGCTTCGCCGCCCTGCTGGGCGCTTGCCCGCGGGACGCCGCCGAGACGCTGATGCAGGCGTCCCCGGCGCAACTGGTGGACGCCCAACACCGGCTGATCGACCAAGGGATGGAGGACAGGCTCGGCGCCTTCCCGATCGGTCCGGTCGCCGGGGACGACGTCGTGCCCCTCGATCCCGTCGAGGCGATGCGCGGCGGCCGCGCGCACCGGGTGCCGCTCATCGTGGGCACCAACGCCGAAGAGGGCCGCCTGTTCACCCGCTTTCTCAAGATGCTGCCCACCAATCAAACGATGATCGAGGAGCTGCTGGCCGATACGGAACCGGCTGCGCGCGAACGCATCACTGCCGCCTACCCGGATTACCCCGCCCCGTCGGCGTGCATCCAGCTCGGCGGCGACTTCGCGTTCGGCTCGGCGGCCTGGCAGATCGCCGAGGCCCACAGCGCGCACGCGCCCACGTACCTCTACCGGTACGACTACGCTCCCCGCACGCTGCGCTGGTCGGGCCTGGGCGCCACCCATGCCACCGAGTTGCTGGCAGTCTTCGACGTCTATCGCACCCGATTCGGCGCCCTGTTGACCGCCGCCGCCGACCGGCGCGCGGCGCTGCGGGTCAGTAACCAGGTACAACGGCGGTGGCGCGCCTTCAGCCGCCATGGGGCGCCGGGCGACGACTGGCCCGCGTACAGCACCGCCGACCGTGCCGTCATGGTGTTCGACCGCAAGAGCCGCGTCGAGTTCGATCCACATCCGCACCGCCGGATCGCCTGGGATGGCTTCTCCCTGGCGCGGTGA
- a CDS encoding SDR family NAD(P)-dependent oxidoreductase encodes MRFDGQVAVITGAGGGLGRQYALLLASRGARVVVNDIGGSVTGDGSDAAVADVVVDEIRRQGGEAVADSHSVTTPEGAEAIIDTALRGWGRVDIVINNAGIVGDASFEDMTADRLEPLVDVHLNGAFYVTRPAWKVMREQRYGRVLNTCSAAGLLGAERMSNYGAAKTGMIGLTRVLASEGAEHGIKVNAIAPIAHTRMLTHSLDGATEADDAAARAVLEDLAGQYLRELDPARVAPVAAFLVHRECPVSGEIYTAGAGHVARFFIGRTKGFRSPVLSIEDVRDHLDEIRDETGYTVPGGPADEIAELFATIKNS; translated from the coding sequence ATGCGGTTCGACGGGCAGGTCGCCGTGATCACCGGCGCGGGCGGCGGCCTGGGCAGGCAATACGCGTTGCTGCTCGCGTCGCGTGGCGCGCGCGTCGTGGTCAACGACATCGGCGGGTCGGTGACGGGGGATGGCTCCGACGCCGCGGTGGCGGACGTCGTCGTCGACGAGATCCGCCGACAGGGCGGTGAGGCCGTCGCCGACAGCCACAGCGTGACGACTCCCGAAGGCGCAGAGGCCATTATCGACACCGCCCTACGCGGGTGGGGACGCGTCGACATCGTGATCAACAACGCCGGCATCGTCGGCGACGCCTCCTTTGAGGACATGACCGCCGATAGGCTCGAACCACTCGTCGATGTGCACCTCAACGGCGCGTTCTATGTGACTCGGCCCGCGTGGAAGGTCATGCGTGAGCAGCGGTACGGCCGGGTGCTCAACACCTGCTCCGCCGCCGGACTCCTTGGCGCCGAACGCATGAGCAACTACGGCGCGGCGAAGACCGGGATGATCGGCCTCACCCGCGTGCTGGCCTCCGAAGGGGCCGAGCACGGGATCAAGGTCAATGCCATTGCGCCAATCGCCCACACGCGGATGCTGACCCACTCGCTCGACGGCGCCACCGAGGCAGACGATGCGGCGGCGCGGGCCGTGTTGGAGGACCTTGCGGGCCAATACCTGCGGGAGCTCGACCCAGCGCGGGTCGCGCCGGTGGCGGCCTTCCTGGTGCACCGGGAGTGCCCGGTTTCCGGAGAGATCTACACGGCGGGCGCCGGACACGTCGCACGGTTCTTCATCGGCAGGACAAAGGGATTCCGTAGCCCTGTGTTGTCCATCGAAGACGTGCGTGACCATCTCGACGAGATCCGCGACGAAACCGGCTACACGGTCCCGGGTGGACCCGCCGACGAGATAGCCGAGTTGTTCGCGACCATCAAGAACAGCTGA
- a CDS encoding cytochrome P450, translated as MSISSEISQSCSDADLPVLPVRRPSHCPLAAPPEFAEWREQPGLRRAMFQGNPVWVVSRYQDIRAALVDPRLSAKTIPDSILPTDADNKVAVMFARTDDPEHHRLRRMMTSNFTFRRCESMRPHIQEMVDHYLGQMIAHGAPADLVREFALPVPSMVIALLLGVPPEDLALFQHNTTKGLDQRSTDEEKGQAFGVMYAYIEELVQRKAREPGDDLISRLLTEYVATGQLDHTTTAMNSVIMMQAGHETTANMISLGTVALLEHPDVFERLGQTEDPAVIANAVEELMRYLSIVHSQVDRVATEDLMIGGQLIRAGEYVMMSLLAGNWDAEFVDKPESLDVDRNTRGHLGFGYGVHQCIGANLARVEMQVAFATLARRLPGLKLAVPPGELRFKDANIYGMKELPVSW; from the coding sequence ATGTCAATATCTTCCGAGATTTCCCAATCCTGCTCCGACGCGGACCTTCCCGTGCTGCCCGTCCGGCGGCCGTCGCACTGCCCGCTCGCGGCCCCGCCCGAGTTCGCGGAGTGGCGGGAGCAGCCCGGGTTGCGGCGGGCGATGTTCCAGGGCAATCCGGTCTGGGTGGTCAGCCGCTACCAGGACATCCGGGCGGCGCTGGTTGACCCGCGCTTGTCCGCGAAGACCATTCCGGACTCGATCCTGCCGACGGACGCCGACAACAAGGTCGCGGTGATGTTCGCGCGGACCGACGATCCCGAACATCATCGGTTGCGGCGCATGATGACGAGCAACTTCACCTTCCGGCGTTGCGAATCGATGCGGCCGCACATCCAGGAAATGGTTGATCACTATCTCGGCCAGATGATCGCCCATGGTGCGCCGGCCGACCTGGTGCGCGAATTCGCCTTACCGGTGCCGTCGATGGTGATCGCGCTGCTGCTGGGGGTGCCGCCGGAAGACCTCGCGCTCTTCCAGCACAACACCACGAAGGGGCTTGACCAGAGATCCACCGACGAGGAAAAAGGCCAGGCGTTCGGGGTCATGTACGCCTACATCGAGGAATTGGTGCAACGCAAAGCGCGCGAACCGGGCGACGACTTGATCAGCCGCCTGCTCACCGAATACGTGGCGACGGGCCAACTCGACCACACCACCACGGCCATGAACAGCGTGATCATGATGCAGGCCGGCCACGAAACCACCGCCAACATGATCTCGTTGGGAACGGTTGCGCTCCTGGAACATCCCGACGTGTTCGAGCGACTCGGGCAGACGGAGGACCCGGCCGTCATCGCGAACGCCGTCGAAGAGCTCATGCGCTACCTCAGCATCGTGCACAGCCAGGTCGATCGCGTGGCGACCGAAGACCTGATGATCGGCGGTCAGCTGATTCGCGCGGGGGAGTACGTCATGATGAGCCTGCTCGCCGGGAACTGGGATGCCGAATTCGTCGACAAACCCGAATCCCTCGACGTCGACCGAAACACCCGCGGGCACTTGGGCTTCGGTTATGGTGTGCACCAGTGCATCGGAGCCAACCTGGCCCGCGTCGAGATGCAGGTCGCGTTCGCCACGCTGGCGCGCCGCCTGCCCGGGCTCAAACTCGCGGTCCCGCCCGGGGAGCTGAGGTTCAAAGACGCCAACATCTATGGCATGAAAGAACTTCCGGTCAGTTGGTGA
- a CDS encoding TetR/AcrR family transcriptional regulator, which produces MTAVEDRPLRADAARNVERILRAARDVYGELGPDAPAEAVARRAGVGERTLYRRFPTKADLVRAALDQSIAEDLTPVIENARRADDPLRGLTQLIEAAISLGAREHNLLTAARRAGSLTSDISVSLNAALGELAREGQRAGSIRADLVTDDLPRLVAMLFSVLSTMDADSDGWRRYVALVVDAISVNARQPLPPPAPLRYVVGPNSWPL; this is translated from the coding sequence ATGACCGCGGTTGAGGACCGGCCGTTGCGGGCGGACGCGGCGCGCAACGTCGAGCGCATTCTGCGCGCGGCGCGGGACGTCTATGGGGAGCTGGGGCCCGATGCGCCGGCGGAGGCGGTCGCACGGCGCGCGGGCGTCGGTGAGCGCACCCTTTACCGCAGGTTTCCGACGAAGGCCGACCTGGTGCGGGCCGCCCTGGATCAAAGCATCGCCGAGGACCTCACGCCGGTGATCGAAAACGCCCGCCGTGCCGATGACCCGCTGCGGGGCCTTACCCAACTGATCGAAGCGGCGATCTCGCTGGGGGCCCGCGAGCATAACCTACTCACCGCCGCGCGCCGCGCCGGGTCACTCACGTCCGACATCTCGGTTTCGCTCAACGCCGCGCTTGGCGAGCTGGCCCGCGAGGGCCAGCGAGCCGGCAGCATCCGCGCCGATCTGGTCACCGACGACCTGCCTCGCCTGGTCGCGATGCTCTTCAGCGTGCTGTCGACCATGGATGCGGACAGCGACGGCTGGCGACGTTACGTCGCCCTCGTTGTCGATGCGATATCGGTCAACGCACGCCAGCCGTTGCCCCCGCCCGCGCCGCTGCGGTATGTGGTCGGGCCGAATAGCTGGCCGCTGTAA